The following proteins are encoded in a genomic region of Triticum dicoccoides isolate Atlit2015 ecotype Zavitan chromosome 1B, WEW_v2.0, whole genome shotgun sequence:
- the LOC119348836 gene encoding high molecular mass early light-inducible protein HV58, chloroplastic-like: MATMVTLSSFAVVGRSAARSPVVAPRRRALVVRAQAEPDMDSTKETTSASTSSSPRTSPAPTPIPAAPKPMTKKANPSVWDALAFSGPAPERTNGRLAMVGFVAALSVEAARGGGLLDQAGSGAGLGWFLVTAGVFSVASLVPLLQGQSVESKSSRVWSADAELWNGRFAMLGLVALAATEFITGAPFVNI, encoded by the exons ATGGCGACCATGGTGACTTTGAGCTCCTTCGCCGTCGTCGGCCGGTCCGCCGCCCGTTCTCCGGTGGTGGCCCCGCGCCGGCGCGCCCTCGTCGTCAGGGCCCAGGCCGAG CCTGACATGGACTCAACCAAGGAGACGACGAGCGCGTCGACCTCCTCATCCCCACGCACGAGCCCTGCCCCGACCCCGATCCCGGCAGCACCCAAGCCCATGACCAAGAAGGCCAACccctcggtctgggacgcgctggcCTTCAGCGGCCCGGCGCCGGAGCGCACCAACGGCCGGCTGGCCATGGTGGGATTCGTGGCGGCGCTGTCCGTTGAGGCGGCGCGCGGCGGTGGGCTCCTCGACCAGGCCGGCAGCGGCGCTGGGCTTGGCTGGTTCCTGGTGACCGCGGGGGTGTTCTCCGTGGCGTCGCTGGTGCCGCTGCTGCAGGGCCAGAGCGTGGAGAGCAAGTCGAGCCGCGTCTGGAGCGCCGACGCCGAGCTCTGGAACGGCCGCTTCGCCATGCTCGGCCTCGTCGCGCTCGCCGCCACCGAGTTCATTACCGGCGCGCCCTTCGTCAACATCTAA
- the LOC119350627 gene encoding putative cyclin-dependent kinase F-2 produces MGWSTSTPPCVGVAALDDAVVGTPAARKNQRTAATNGDSSSPASSGRFQRLEVLGAGTFGVVYRARDRRTGEIVAVKCLRASDGAGDADAERYLSDFASEVSALEACSGHPSIVQPRASGQLDSGAFLAMEFVGPTLRHVMKHVRFGRRHTELEVRLLMRQLLAGERRMNRLGLMHRDLKPENVLVDGHGNLKICDLGLSCSMVDGPPYSNPIWTRGYRAPEILLGSTDYDEHVDSWGRVSTSHNLIGSTLGN; encoded by the coding sequence ATGGGGTggtcgacctcgacgccgccatgCGTGGGCGTGGCTGCCCTAGATGACGCGGTCGTGGGCACACCGGCGGCGCGCAAGAATCAGAGAACAGCAGCCACTAACGGCGACTCAAGCTCCCCCGCAAGCAGCGGCCGGTTCCAGCGGCTTGAGGTGCTCGGCGCAGGAACATTCGGCGTCGTCTACCGGGCGAGGGACCGCCGCACGGGTGAGATCGTGGCGGTGAAGTGCCTCCGTGCGAGCGATGGCGCCGGCGACGCCGACGCCGAACGCTACCTCTCCGACTTCGCCAGCGAGGTCAGTGCTCTCGAGGCGTGCAGCGGCCACCCGTCCATCGTTCAGCCGCGTGCCTCCGGCCAACTTGACAGCGGGGCTTTCCTTGCCATGGAGTTTGTGGGGCCGACTCTCAGGCACGTCATGAAGCATGTCCGTTTTGGGAGGAGGCACACCGAGCTGGAGGTTCGCCTTCTCATGAGACAGCTTCTCGCCGGCGAGAGGAGGATGAATCGTCTCGGCCTCATGCACCGGGACCTCAAGCCGGAGAACGTGCTTGTTGACGGCCACGGGAACCTCAAGATCTGCGATCTGGGGCTGTCATGTAGCATGGTCGATGGGCCGCCCTACTCTAACCCTATTTGGACACGGGGATATCGCGCGCCAGAAATCCTCCTCGGGTCCACGGATTATGACGAGCATGTCGACTCATGGGGTAGAGTAAGCACAAGTCATAACCTCATAGGTAGTACGCTGGGAAACTAG